The following coding sequences lie in one Pontibacter sp. G13 genomic window:
- a CDS encoding AAA family ATPase has translation MSSNQVPQDTPGTEVPVEVTPSETPTPVAETPAKPKVEVPEWAHEIKRKYLSQNVSQFIVHGNINDYVPVKRDDTMTYYRLRDFLNQEMFKYKDTVIYYDRAAGIKFIDDTIFGGDGSMRKDFLSTMKLFDELTDNNFSELTRNPARSFFTLDTYFNLLVNQEFLDSWVKQVEQALVNEEKPAPEQPKNDDDDIIDRFMRMTLPDFTENKKENKGVTSMKQLKERLASFKKRLSKPRSVAFVIDYAETLIPMTDQSSYRPDEHMLLVFLQKWAREPKFLEADFTIVTLTESLNSLNAQYIRNPYTYDVSISYPDDDSRLAFIEDYFKRNPDDLQYFEMPKNVLAKNTAGLGLVHLDTIISEAVRNKLLYSNDDLTKQKKEMIEAEAGGLLEFIQTKYNLKDVAGHAQAKKHLTDASRALKNGRPDVMPMGYLVSGPVGTGKTYMIRCFANDIGVPMVLLKNFRGMYVGQSEGNLQKVLKILKAMAPVAVMIDEADAYLGSRSDGGGSGVNTRIFSMLASFMSDTDNRGRIIWFLVTARPDLMPVDFKRQGRAEEHIALFYPETLEEKRELLEVMLKKTGIDYLDMEDFDEEFFEDITVKSGADMEAALTRAKFKAATLGLDQVNVDILVQVFNDFLPPTYPEEIELMEYSAVLECTSKELLPKRFRKLSRQEVLETVQDLKMRIR, from the coding sequence ATGAGTTCCAATCAAGTTCCCCAAGACACACCCGGCACAGAAGTGCCTGTAGAAGTCACTCCCTCCGAAACCCCCACCCCCGTAGCGGAAACTCCCGCCAAACCCAAAGTGGAAGTTCCCGAATGGGCCCATGAGATCAAGCGAAAATATCTCTCGCAAAACGTATCTCAGTTCATCGTGCATGGCAACATCAATGACTATGTGCCCGTCAAGCGCGATGACACGATGACCTATTACCGTCTGCGCGACTTCCTGAATCAGGAAATGTTCAAGTACAAGGACACCGTGATCTACTACGATCGGGCAGCCGGCATCAAGTTCATCGACGATACCATTTTCGGAGGCGACGGTTCCATGCGGAAGGATTTCCTCTCTACGATGAAACTCTTCGACGAGCTGACGGACAATAACTTCTCCGAACTCACTCGGAATCCCGCTCGGTCATTCTTCACGCTGGACACTTATTTCAATCTGCTTGTCAATCAGGAATTTTTGGATTCTTGGGTCAAGCAAGTAGAGCAGGCCTTGGTGAATGAAGAAAAGCCTGCGCCGGAGCAGCCCAAAAATGATGACGACGACATCATTGATCGCTTTATGCGAATGACGCTCCCTGACTTCACGGAAAACAAGAAGGAAAACAAGGGAGTGACTTCCATGAAGCAGTTGAAAGAGCGTTTGGCTTCCTTCAAAAAACGTCTTTCCAAGCCTAGATCCGTTGCTTTTGTCATCGACTATGCGGAAACATTGATTCCGATGACGGATCAATCCAGCTATCGTCCTGACGAGCACATGCTGCTTGTATTCCTTCAGAAATGGGCCAGAGAACCCAAGTTTTTGGAGGCGGATTTCACGATTGTGACCTTGACTGAGAGCTTGAATTCGCTCAATGCACAGTACATCCGAAATCCATATACCTATGACGTTTCGATCTCTTATCCAGATGACGATAGCCGTTTGGCTTTCATTGAAGATTACTTCAAACGCAATCCGGATGATTTGCAATACTTCGAAATGCCCAAGAACGTCCTCGCCAAGAATACGGCAGGGCTTGGATTGGTGCACCTAGATACCATCATTTCCGAGGCGGTCAGAAACAAATTGCTCTACTCCAATGACGATTTGACCAAGCAAAAGAAGGAAATGATCGAGGCTGAGGCCGGCGGATTGCTGGAATTCATCCAGACCAAGTACAACTTGAAAGACGTTGCTGGACACGCCCAAGCCAAGAAGCACTTGACAGATGCCTCTCGCGCACTCAAAAATGGTCGTCCGGACGTGATGCCGATGGGATACTTGGTGTCCGGACCTGTGGGTACAGGTAAAACCTACATGATTCGCTGCTTTGCCAATGATATTGGGGTACCGATGGTACTGCTGAAAAACTTCCGTGGGATGTACGTCGGCCAGTCCGAAGGAAACCTGCAGAAGGTGTTGAAAATCCTCAAGGCGATGGCACCGGTAGCGGTCATGATCGATGAAGCAGATGCCTATTTGGGTTCTCGTTCCGATGGAGGGGGATCTGGTGTCAATACACGGATTTTCTCCATGCTTGCGAGCTTCATGAGTGACACTGATAACCGTGGCCGAATCATCTGGTTCTTGGTGACCGCTCGTCCAGACTTGATGCCTGTCGACTTCAAGCGTCAGGGACGTGCAGAAGAACACATCGCATTGTTCTACCCGGAGACCTTGGAAGAAAAGCGGGAATTGCTGGAAGTCATGCTCAAGAAAACGGGCATCGACTACTTGGACATGGAGGATTTCGATGAAGAATTCTTCGAAGACATCACCGTGAAATCCGGCGCAGATATGGAGGCAGCACTCACTCGCGCCAAGTTCAAGGCCGCTACGCTGGGACTGGATCAAGTCAACGTCGACATTTTGGTGCAGGTCTTCAACGACTTCTTGCCACCAACCTATCCAGAGGAAATTGAACTGATGGAGTACTCCGCGGTGTTGGAGTGTACCTCCAAAGAGTTGCTTCCAAAGCGTTTCCGCAAATTGAGCCGCCAAGAAGTACTGGAAACCGTGCAGGATCTCAAAATGCGAATTCGATAG
- a CDS encoding DUF3857 domain-containing protein, protein MKIHFLALIGIYLSMLPAFGQRSPISPATFNIPRQIDPEAHAVYLFRDAKVNVPASGPLQIEHHVRILILDDAGAEELGDLSIKYYGKNDYHVLSRFSGKVYHRTLEGIKSFEVKAKDQFRESLPDDYVRFNTTFPQVQPGSIIEYVYTEEIKQKVYLRFFFQQRYPVVSSVFSFSNAPITSYSFLTMGVHMDQIKQIKFGVWEASNLPAFENEHLVECPEDFRDQVRAQMASHGYNGYVEELLGEWEEFGKLASNTIVFADLWKRQKKFKVLASNACEGLTDQNEIIRSVRKLIQSNVVWNGENALGTKDNLYKVWESGEASRAQMNFILIAMLREMGIEAYPMYISTKSHGVVTELWPLVSQFNTALAHVKGENGDWTLDATDPFLPMELLPSEVAVPTGIAFDRAKGWWVPIAPNQADISRLNVSYHISESGEIAGTIVGYFSGQEGAELRKYLKYNTDEQSIIEFLDHIVDNDAETVEWLAPMDETPEDLRKPVKIKANFEYVEETSPINGLVYLTPIKLPFDFEYAFNAQTRDLPIQFPYKEKVTITEMFHLPANWTSEELPEDKLFKLEGGGFTASNQHQLLGNQLMISRTYSLQQTYFAPQSFPKLKGMIDQIGQISEAPLVFRVPDSEAH, encoded by the coding sequence ATGAAAATTCACTTTTTGGCATTGATAGGGATCTATCTGTCGATGCTTCCTGCTTTCGGGCAGCGATCGCCTATATCGCCTGCCACTTTCAACATTCCCCGACAAATCGACCCTGAAGCGCATGCTGTGTATCTGTTTCGAGATGCAAAGGTCAATGTACCAGCCTCCGGCCCGCTTCAAATCGAACACCATGTGCGAATTCTTATCTTGGACGATGCCGGTGCCGAGGAGCTTGGCGATTTGTCGATCAAATATTACGGGAAGAACGACTATCACGTACTTTCTCGATTTTCAGGGAAGGTCTATCATCGAACCCTAGAAGGAATCAAATCCTTTGAAGTGAAGGCCAAAGACCAATTTCGAGAGTCCCTCCCGGACGATTATGTTCGATTCAATACCACATTTCCCCAAGTCCAGCCTGGCAGTATCATCGAGTATGTCTACACAGAGGAAATCAAGCAGAAGGTATACCTACGCTTCTTTTTTCAGCAACGCTATCCTGTTGTATCCTCTGTCTTTTCATTTTCAAACGCCCCGATTACTTCTTACAGCTTCCTGACGATGGGCGTGCACATGGACCAAATCAAACAGATCAAATTCGGCGTCTGGGAAGCTTCCAATCTTCCTGCCTTTGAGAACGAACACCTCGTCGAATGTCCAGAGGATTTCCGGGATCAGGTACGTGCTCAGATGGCTTCTCATGGGTACAATGGCTATGTGGAGGAGCTTTTAGGGGAATGGGAGGAGTTTGGCAAGCTCGCAAGCAATACCATCGTATTTGCAGATTTATGGAAAAGGCAGAAGAAATTCAAAGTTTTGGCATCTAACGCCTGTGAAGGGTTGACTGATCAAAACGAAATCATTCGCAGCGTGCGCAAATTGATCCAATCAAATGTGGTTTGGAATGGCGAAAACGCTCTGGGGACCAAAGACAATCTGTACAAGGTTTGGGAAAGTGGAGAAGCGAGTCGTGCCCAGATGAATTTCATCCTAATCGCCATGCTACGGGAAATGGGGATAGAGGCCTATCCGATGTACATTTCCACCAAATCTCATGGAGTAGTGACTGAGCTTTGGCCTTTGGTATCACAGTTCAATACTGCATTGGCCCATGTAAAAGGCGAAAACGGCGATTGGACCCTAGACGCCACAGATCCCTTCCTGCCGATGGAATTGCTGCCTTCGGAGGTAGCGGTACCTACAGGAATCGCCTTTGATCGCGCCAAGGGATGGTGGGTTCCAATTGCTCCCAATCAAGCTGATATCTCCCGATTGAATGTCTCCTACCACATTTCTGAATCTGGCGAAATAGCTGGAACCATTGTCGGATATTTTTCTGGACAAGAAGGCGCCGAACTTCGAAAATACCTGAAATACAATACCGATGAGCAATCTATCATCGAGTTCTTGGACCATATCGTTGACAATGATGCAGAGACTGTGGAATGGCTAGCTCCGATGGATGAGACTCCCGAGGATTTGAGGAAACCCGTCAAAATCAAGGCAAATTTTGAATATGTAGAGGAGACTTCTCCGATCAATGGATTGGTGTATTTGACCCCCATCAAATTGCCATTTGACTTTGAATATGCCTTCAATGCCCAGACTAGAGATCTCCCCATTCAATTTCCCTACAAGGAAAAAGTCACCATCACCGAGATGTTTCACTTACCTGCCAATTGGACGTCAGAAGAACTTCCCGAAGATAAACTCTTCAAGCTGGAAGGCGGAGGATTTACAGCCTCGAATCAGCATCAATTGCTGGGAAATCAATTGATGATCAGTCGAACCTACAGCTTACAACAGACATATTTTGCGCCACAATCATTCCCAAAACTGAAGGGAATGATTGACCAGATCGGCCAAATTTCTGAAGCACCTTTGGTGTTTCGAGTTCCAGATTCAGAAGCACATTAA
- a CDS encoding DUF3857 domain-containing protein: protein MNNLLRHSRLFFASLLSMTVIMASLIASPVKPKPKYPVSAIPHELLEGADQIVRHDHSIFEILGKNKVIAKHHMAVTILNQQAEDVAFIKVFFDQKLNRISGMKATVYDKFGEEVKSISQKKFNTNAIGGGGNIATTIRVLNADLRQAKYPYTVEYSYTEESSFSFGKDWYVQNGPRIAVEYAKLEVYAFEDEAVEIIPREIEEQPTQVTSKQGLEGKQWEFEHLSAFTSEVMAPNLRYALPRFHIVPQTIYADGIEGSMASWESFGRFYHDLNAGRQELPEAFRTKVHKMTAEVDDPMEKAQILYRYMQDNTRYVSIQLGIGGFQTFPAESVAKNGYGDCKALTNFMHAMLKELEIPSYPTLIGAGVKASPVDPSFTYDPFNHAILCVPNGQDTVWLECTSSTAPFGYLGNFTDNRYALVCTPDGGILQLTQETQSADNIQYQTFEGELDELGNIEAIVITEATGWQQDRMRYLHKSASPTEQREYLEKRRWNFSGLELKQFSFEDLTDESNPRYRMNTQMAVRKWAKKSGNRLFVPLNRINAFSSVPRQVEDRAQEFVRYRAYIDVDSTWIQLPEDYSIESLDESPVKIQTEFGSYESQATQIAEDRVLFVRRIRMEKGIWEPEKYAEYREFVRTIVKADKSKMVLNKAS, encoded by the coding sequence ATGAACAACCTATTGAGGCATAGCCGACTCTTTTTCGCTTCCCTATTGAGCATGACAGTCATCATGGCATCCCTGATCGCTAGTCCCGTCAAGCCCAAACCGAAGTATCCTGTATCGGCAATTCCGCATGAACTGTTGGAAGGAGCAGATCAGATAGTTCGCCACGATCATTCAATCTTCGAGATTCTGGGTAAGAATAAAGTAATTGCCAAGCATCACATGGCAGTGACGATTCTCAACCAGCAAGCTGAAGATGTTGCGTTTATCAAGGTATTCTTCGATCAAAAGCTGAATCGAATCTCTGGGATGAAGGCAACCGTCTATGATAAATTCGGGGAGGAGGTCAAATCCATTTCCCAAAAGAAATTCAACACCAATGCGATTGGAGGAGGAGGGAACATCGCCACTACCATTCGAGTCTTGAACGCTGACTTGCGCCAAGCCAAATACCCCTATACTGTTGAGTACTCCTACACGGAGGAGTCGAGTTTCTCCTTCGGAAAGGACTGGTATGTACAAAATGGCCCTCGGATTGCCGTTGAATATGCCAAGTTGGAAGTATATGCCTTTGAAGATGAGGCGGTAGAAATCATTCCCCGTGAGATTGAGGAACAACCTACCCAAGTCACCTCCAAGCAAGGATTGGAGGGCAAGCAGTGGGAATTTGAGCATTTATCGGCGTTTACCTCGGAAGTGATGGCACCAAACCTGCGATATGCATTACCGAGATTTCACATCGTTCCACAAACGATTTACGCAGATGGAATTGAAGGAAGCATGGCAAGTTGGGAGAGCTTTGGGCGATTTTACCATGACCTCAACGCTGGAAGGCAGGAATTACCCGAAGCGTTTAGAACCAAGGTTCACAAAATGACTGCGGAGGTGGATGATCCCATGGAAAAGGCCCAAATCCTCTATCGATACATGCAGGACAATACGCGATATGTCAGCATCCAACTTGGTATCGGAGGGTTTCAGACTTTTCCCGCAGAATCGGTTGCCAAAAACGGATATGGAGACTGCAAGGCATTGACCAATTTCATGCACGCCATGCTGAAAGAATTGGAGATCCCATCCTATCCCACCCTGATTGGCGCAGGCGTCAAAGCCTCCCCAGTCGATCCGAGTTTTACGTATGACCCATTCAACCACGCGATCCTCTGTGTGCCCAACGGGCAGGATACGGTTTGGCTAGAATGTACTAGTAGTACAGCGCCTTTTGGGTATCTCGGAAACTTCACGGATAACCGATATGCATTGGTTTGTACCCCAGACGGAGGAATCCTGCAGCTCACTCAGGAGACTCAATCTGCCGACAATATTCAGTATCAAACCTTTGAAGGGGAGCTGGATGAATTGGGCAATATTGAGGCAATAGTCATCACAGAGGCTACAGGCTGGCAGCAAGATCGAATGCGCTATTTGCACAAATCTGCTTCTCCAACTGAGCAAAGAGAATATCTCGAAAAGCGCCGCTGGAATTTTAGTGGTTTGGAGCTCAAACAGTTTTCGTTTGAAGACTTGACGGATGAGTCGAATCCTCGCTATCGGATGAATACCCAAATGGCCGTCAGGAAATGGGCCAAGAAATCCGGAAATAGGCTATTTGTGCCGCTCAACCGAATCAATGCCTTCTCCTCGGTACCTCGGCAAGTGGAAGACCGTGCACAGGAGTTTGTGCGATACCGTGCATATATCGATGTAGATTCTACTTGGATCCAATTGCCTGAAGATTATTCCATCGAGTCTTTGGACGAATCGCCTGTGAAGATTCAGACTGAATTTGGTAGCTACGAATCCCAAGCTACCCAGATCGCAGAGGATCGGGTCCTTTTTGTGCGTCGAATTCGAATGGAGAAAGGGATCTGGGAACCAGAAAAATATGCAGAATATCGAGAATTTGTCAGGACGATTGTCAAAGCTGATAAATCCAAAATGGTCCTGAATAAGGCGTCCTAG
- a CDS encoding bifunctional 5,10-methylenetetrahydrofolate dehydrogenase/5,10-methenyltetrahydrofolate cyclohydrolase: protein MPLSANILDGKKLSTDIKNEIRAEVSQITQSGKRAPHLVAILVGGDPASQSYVRNKMRSCEYVGFSSTLKRLPSTVTEEELLEKVRKYNDDPDVDGIIVQMPLPEHITPQRVTQTILPTKDVDGFHPVNVGLMTLNFPCLLPATPQGILEMLERYNIPTKGKHCVVVGRSRIVGRPTSIMMSRGGHPGEATVTITHKYTPAEELKRICPQGDIVIVAVGKPGLITAEMIKPGAVVIDVGINRVKDDSKKSGYALKGDVDFGPVSEKASFITPVPGGVGPMTVAMLLRNTLLAYKMSHGMAEMEQMTKDLYE, encoded by the coding sequence ATACCATTGAGCGCTAATATACTCGACGGCAAAAAACTGTCTACGGATATCAAAAATGAGATCCGAGCAGAGGTGAGCCAAATTACTCAATCCGGCAAGCGTGCCCCTCACTTGGTTGCCATCTTGGTGGGCGGTGATCCTGCTTCCCAATCCTATGTCAGAAACAAGATGCGATCCTGCGAATACGTAGGATTCAGCTCAACGCTCAAGCGACTCCCCTCGACGGTGACTGAAGAGGAGCTGTTGGAGAAAGTCCGTAAATACAACGATGACCCAGATGTGGACGGAATCATCGTCCAAATGCCATTGCCAGAGCATATCACGCCTCAAAGAGTCACTCAGACGATTCTCCCCACCAAGGATGTGGATGGATTCCACCCTGTGAATGTTGGCTTGATGACCTTGAATTTTCCTTGTCTCCTGCCGGCGACGCCTCAGGGAATTCTGGAGATGTTGGAGCGTTACAATATTCCGACCAAGGGCAAGCATTGTGTAGTGGTAGGAAGAAGTCGAATCGTTGGACGGCCTACCTCCATCATGATGTCTCGTGGAGGCCATCCGGGCGAGGCGACCGTGACCATTACCCACAAATACACCCCTGCGGAGGAATTGAAGCGAATCTGCCCTCAAGGTGATATCGTGATTGTCGCAGTAGGGAAACCCGGTTTGATTACCGCTGAGATGATCAAACCCGGCGCTGTAGTGATTGATGTGGGAATCAACCGTGTAAAGGACGATTCCAAAAAGTCTGGCTATGCTTTGAAGGGCGACGTGGACTTCGGACCCGTCTCTGAAAAGGCCAGCTTTATCACGCCTGTTCCCGGTGGAGTAGGGCCTATGACAGTTGCTATGCTCCTTCGCAATACCCTTCTGGCATACAAAATGTCTCATGGAATGGCCGAGATGGAGCAGATGACAAAGGATCTTTACGAGTAA
- a CDS encoding 7-carboxy-7-deazaguanine synthase QueE translates to MLKTKRQEIDLLLKRGQQDPLPIMEQFYTLQGEGAWSGTASWFVRLAGCDVGCHWCDVKESWTPAEDQYQSCDSIVAKALEAGANRVVITGGEPSIYNLTTLTQKLKEAGLAVHIETAGPHPLTGTFDWVTFSPKKFLPAKDEYYQRAHELKIVIFNERDLEWAEEHAARCADHVQLYLQTEWSRRDRISPKLVEYVKQNPKWRLSIQTHKYIDIP, encoded by the coding sequence ATGTTGAAAACGAAGAGACAAGAAATCGACCTGCTGCTGAAACGCGGCCAACAAGATCCCCTTCCGATCATGGAGCAGTTCTACACGCTTCAGGGCGAAGGGGCTTGGTCAGGTACAGCCTCCTGGTTTGTAAGACTAGCAGGCTGCGATGTAGGATGTCACTGGTGTGACGTCAAAGAGTCTTGGACGCCTGCCGAGGATCAATATCAAAGTTGCGATTCCATCGTAGCCAAAGCCCTAGAAGCTGGTGCCAATCGTGTGGTGATTACAGGTGGCGAGCCTTCTATCTACAATTTGACCACCCTCACCCAGAAATTAAAGGAAGCTGGATTGGCGGTTCACATCGAGACTGCTGGCCCTCACCCACTCACCGGAACGTTTGACTGGGTGACCTTTTCTCCCAAAAAGTTCCTGCCTGCCAAAGATGAGTACTACCAACGTGCCCATGAATTGAAGATCGTCATTTTCAATGAGCGCGATCTAGAGTGGGCAGAGGAACATGCTGCCAGATGTGCGGATCATGTGCAGCTTTATCTCCAGACGGAGTGGAGTCGCAGAGATCGCATTTCCCCGAAACTGGTTGAATACGTCAAGCAAAACCCCAAATGGCGCCTGTCTATCCAAACCCATAAGTATATCGACATCCCCTAA
- a CDS encoding OmpA family protein, with amino-acid sequence MNARSFFAGCLCIMFAIGPAFAQKKPKPADFGIKSKKALKYYEEGLMQAQYRDRQKAIAFFEAALELEPDFAHAHYELGINAAVKKQYDIALPHLEETLRIMPDEFSNLPYFLGISYFYTEDYAPAAQFLGQYLESSRPNRQFAKVSNRLLPHAQYAKIAIKDSVDFRPENLGENINTQYQEYLPVLTADDGYLLFTSRRPESTGGYNRMGGGYTEDFFYSNRDGNSWTLAENLGGPINTPENEGSATLTQDGQIIIFTACNQPDGFGNCDLYWAKKEGDRWAEPVNMGAEVNTDSWESQPCLSPDGRYLYFSSSRPGGLGGRDIWYCERQENGWSTAVNLGEPINSPGNEDSPFLHADGKTMYFSSDHHLGFGGQDLFKADRVNNGWAPPVNLGYPINSSAIEDNIFVSANGRVAFINSVREGGFGMSDLYTFEMPESAQPRMATFLRGFVKDSISRKPLTAEILIVDVETRDTVRKALSDVSGKFLMSLPLDHEYAAFVESAGYLFYSRNFFLKDLDDEIYFDLNIDLVPLRKDMHVVLENLFFDTGKFSIQARSKAELEYVAKFLKDNPGIIIEIEGHTDDVGSDADNLRLSQQRAEEVQKALENLGVATGRVSAKGYGESKPVADNETEEGRAQNRRTEFRIVEIRTR; translated from the coding sequence ATGAATGCTCGTTCGTTTTTTGCGGGATGCTTATGCATCATGTTTGCCATTGGGCCCGCATTTGCTCAGAAGAAGCCCAAGCCAGCCGATTTTGGGATCAAATCCAAGAAGGCGTTGAAATACTACGAAGAGGGGCTCATGCAGGCGCAATATCGTGATCGCCAGAAAGCCATCGCCTTTTTTGAAGCTGCTTTGGAATTGGAGCCCGACTTCGCGCATGCACATTATGAGTTGGGAATCAATGCAGCCGTAAAAAAGCAATACGATATAGCACTTCCACATTTGGAAGAGACGCTGCGAATCATGCCGGATGAATTTTCCAACCTGCCCTATTTCTTGGGGATTTCCTATTTCTACACAGAAGACTATGCCCCTGCCGCCCAATTCCTCGGGCAATACCTCGAATCCTCCAGACCCAATCGCCAGTTTGCCAAAGTCTCGAATCGGTTGCTTCCGCATGCCCAGTATGCCAAAATCGCAATCAAGGATTCGGTAGATTTTCGACCTGAGAATCTGGGCGAAAATATCAATACGCAGTATCAAGAATACTTGCCCGTCTTGACAGCTGACGATGGATACCTCCTTTTTACCTCTCGTCGTCCTGAGAGCACAGGCGGATACAATCGAATGGGAGGTGGATATACGGAGGATTTCTTCTACAGCAACAGGGATGGTAATAGCTGGACGCTGGCAGAGAACTTGGGAGGCCCCATCAATACACCAGAAAATGAAGGTTCCGCTACCCTCACTCAGGATGGCCAGATCATCATTTTTACGGCTTGTAATCAACCTGATGGATTCGGGAACTGTGACCTGTATTGGGCCAAAAAGGAAGGGGATCGCTGGGCAGAACCCGTCAATATGGGCGCTGAAGTCAATACCGACAGCTGGGAATCTCAACCCTGCCTTTCGCCAGATGGCCGATACTTGTACTTTTCCTCGTCAAGACCTGGAGGATTGGGGGGACGCGATATCTGGTATTGCGAGCGTCAAGAAAATGGCTGGTCCACGGCCGTCAATTTGGGCGAACCCATTAATTCTCCCGGAAATGAGGATAGCCCCTTTTTACATGCTGACGGCAAAACCATGTACTTTTCCTCCGATCATCATTTAGGTTTTGGAGGACAAGATTTGTTCAAGGCGGATCGGGTGAATAATGGCTGGGCACCTCCTGTCAATCTGGGGTACCCGATCAATTCTTCCGCGATTGAGGACAATATCTTTGTTTCTGCGAATGGTCGAGTGGCGTTCATCAATTCGGTCCGAGAAGGCGGATTTGGGATGAGCGACCTGTATACATTTGAAATGCCCGAAAGCGCTCAACCGAGGATGGCGACCTTCCTACGCGGATTTGTCAAGGACAGCATTTCCAGAAAACCCCTCACCGCTGAAATTTTGATTGTGGACGTCGAGACCAGAGATACGGTCCGTAAGGCGCTTTCAGATGTCTCCGGAAAATTCCTGATGAGCCTCCCGCTGGACCATGAATATGCCGCCTTTGTCGAATCCGCTGGCTATTTGTTCTACAGCCGAAACTTCTTCCTGAAGGATTTGGATGATGAGATTTATTTCGACCTGAATATTGATCTGGTTCCCTTGAGAAAAGATATGCACGTGGTGTTGGAGAACTTGTTTTTCGATACAGGCAAGTTTTCCATTCAAGCCAGATCTAAGGCCGAACTGGAATATGTAGCTAAGTTCTTGAAGGACAATCCAGGAATCATCATCGAGATTGAGGGGCATACAGATGATGTAGGCTCTGATGCAGACAATTTACGACTGAGTCAGCAGCGTGCTGAAGAGGTGCAGAAGGCACTTGAGAATTTGGGGGTAGCTACCGGAAGAGTCTCTGCTAAAGGGTATGGAGAATCCAAGCCCGTGGCGGATAATGAAACCGAGGAAGGCCGCGCTCAAAATCGCCGCACGGAATTCCGGATTGTGGAGATTCGGACTCGATAG
- a CDS encoding transglycosylase SLT domain-containing protein, translated as MGKRVTSAPVRRYAPYVTLTLPRWLFGRFRLFGVGVLLVLGTNLYSHWAFNPSWSSYESGAIASEETEERPLYLRDKAGVHISDLMGFEEKVREISAMLGVPASWLMAVMYAESRFDPGIANHQGSGAIGLIQFMPETARSLQVSPERLKRMDGIQQLEYVYLYLQRNRERYGDYLSLTDLYLSILYPKALGQEPCYTMYANPTRAYRQNRGLDENQDGRVTVSDIDRFLKRRFPEAYRTERP; from the coding sequence ATGGGGAAACGAGTTACTTCGGCGCCAGTCCGTAGGTATGCCCCCTACGTGACCCTGACTTTGCCGCGATGGCTTTTTGGCCGTTTCCGCTTATTCGGCGTTGGCGTCTTACTTGTTTTGGGCACAAATCTCTACTCCCATTGGGCGTTCAATCCCAGCTGGAGCAGTTATGAGTCGGGCGCGATTGCGTCCGAAGAGACCGAGGAAAGACCTTTGTATTTACGGGATAAGGCAGGGGTTCACATTTCAGACTTGATGGGCTTTGAGGAAAAGGTCCGAGAAATCTCAGCGATGCTGGGAGTTCCGGCCAGCTGGCTCATGGCCGTCATGTATGCCGAATCCCGATTTGATCCCGGAATAGCCAACCATCAGGGAAGTGGGGCGATTGGACTCATTCAGTTTATGCCAGAGACCGCCCGGAGCCTGCAAGTTTCTCCCGAAAGGTTGAAACGTATGGATGGGATCCAGCAATTGGAATATGTGTATTTGTATCTGCAGCGCAATCGTGAGCGCTACGGCGATTACCTATCCTTGACAGATTTGTACTTGTCGATTTTGTACCCGAAAGCATTGGGGCAGGAACCATGCTATACCATGTATGCGAATCCGACCCGCGCCTATCGGCAAAATCGTGGATTAGATGAGAATCAAGATGGCCGAGTGACCGTGAGCGATATAGACCGCTTTTTGAAGCGGCGATTTCCAGAAGCTTACCGTACCGAACGGCCGTGA
- a CDS encoding GNAT family N-acetyltransferase: protein MFDSRQFARSETRIEPLDRYNWELVLDVSIDDQQAQFVPPVLYTLAQAQFEQLKLFGIRHAGQMVGMITYGNFGGICWINRILIDVKFQRQGIGRAALEMLLAQLQGHPACHEIRTSYAKQNYAASQFFRQMGFVPIEPTLDHEVVAKLERESFE from the coding sequence ATGTTCGATTCTAGACAATTTGCAAGGTCCGAAACTCGGATTGAACCACTCGACCGATACAATTGGGAGTTGGTGTTGGATGTATCCATCGATGATCAGCAGGCTCAGTTTGTGCCTCCTGTCCTCTACACGTTGGCGCAAGCACAATTCGAGCAATTGAAGCTATTCGGCATCAGACATGCCGGACAGATGGTCGGCATGATCACTTATGGAAACTTTGGCGGAATATGCTGGATCAACCGCATTTTGATCGATGTTAAATTCCAACGGCAAGGAATCGGCCGAGCAGCCTTGGAGATGTTGTTGGCACAGTTGCAGGGACATCCTGCTTGCCACGAAATTCGCACCAGCTACGCCAAGCAGAATTATGCCGCATCTCAATTTTTCCGGCAGATGGGCTTTGTTCCTATCGAACCCACCCTTGATCACGAGGTGGTAGCCAAGTTGGAGCGAGAATCGTTCGAATGA